One Paramisgurnus dabryanus chromosome 8, PD_genome_1.1, whole genome shotgun sequence DNA window includes the following coding sequences:
- the brca2 gene encoding breast cancer type 2 susceptibility protein, with amino-acid sequence MCLVQTEQNHTHGSMFEDFFDQFDKELGPLNPCWFEELTARSSKHDGGPDISKDEEEENSIKAPETPAQCSQLFSTPKIFKQHFQSPDSSNEESPYEADSSPSLFGSGKDTFNRSHRRPSNYFGLMDTPKRYLAHSSKQISESLGAQINPDLSWTSSFNTPSTLTPTVILPKAEDRPSTASCFKDKEAVFVRKLFPSLSKAPESTAATSKIVKLDDTIETIQTEEMGRKPIFSPDTSLDTSNLWKQKVPNSIEDGNVRSTVQSVLDGAEDVLSIFFSNRTSALRRVKSKERNRTKNNSSKDINSTLETDKDVDKETLKTDKTHSDEVETKSPLENNDAMQWTPLSLSDSSLNENVSSSLALNTGEPNGDTFYSSAAGRTFLCNDERLLSYPDPNLEGSQCQKSLLDKSPVFTLTKKPRKFVYQVPSSAVSKMGINHKTASPPCLKQAVMANPSMSGDLNESSVVSEGAGHPQTLQQTTSHNLDEGIDMTQLSKAFAEDFTQELTLGELVDLQGQSNQNVSIVSSTITTHVQKTREVQPEAESEQKNDFIIPQVIQGDHDVSCALADVSMDSANESTVVLPTFEVSRDSGFPTTFSDLDGTVLCSNSKDVFSGFKTASNKTISISNEAIIKAKASLHEAIGDSFIDVTTQHNHKMDAVSIDTTRSPLEQSNSSKNAITTCVSDARSNPGLLSSKSVSSCSSPQINESDYETGSKRIITVLDVGPQEPGTLLKENLEEDSDSSKQKQEFERVAEIQTVLDNNSTHKAELDTSREDADKNCPLTASQKADVTELCNLLEEADSQYEFTQFKPTKFVSDSHTTEKEWDPDILNGIDFDDSFNCDVVKGSLQIKTDASTTNSSIQTNKEIDRSPVQSVDADKLCSVSKEFRNGILPVATTEDNSVDGINNYFSDTNQSHCFGFKTATVKVISVSATSLNKAKHFFEEHDEKVSYNKNKKTDTEVQKPEEYREQAMVSSANTSDCMDKEYISPFHLNQDANAALQDPEVNENLAGDVGTKLNCLDGKTDVVCVYSDGCFGFSTASGKHLKVSETALEQASKLLNDVDSIEASDTKQLLFHTSGRHDDSMSTTNLQKTKAVSWRETSIKINQSDSEEINQVSNVPDISSIKCKNFFQEQKSGNDTEGIFTNICPPNSFQPLSGHGYGFQTASGKGVRVSAEALEKSKIIFKDCNENIEPTIMEETNDKLDIEILKQTNGFTTASGSKVVLKEAKAVYEDSALIHGFCDKAKKSLDVVMKTCQVDQVHYGENPPLDGQSPQEECEPKMKEFSKDFENKSISLNSNFGFSTASGRKLSVSAEALQKAKNVLSDSADVTPCTSSSRKSKQITDMQTNNSSSGKHEGFSTAAGNRVSISAIALQRARNLFKECEEESIAPENLQHQSCRGFGNAKGVIVSDPDLQSGQHQNSNGSNGPMSKVSFGCGTSSEEPKGFCTAGGKKVDISASALHRTKSLFKDCEEDRLTSDAPHNQSNKCFTTASGKHVAVSEKALYEVKAAGFVDSSISHNSSVNKVSCEKSVPSVTSGSSDEQGGFCTAGGKKVAISTSALQRAKSLFKDCEEETLASEVPVVPKTKSSRDTRDENLKLDQLNKTDYGFSTASGKSVSISKVALEQANKLFRDCDAQQVIDTDKQAKSSNTSNLQVVDSKSNQELPIILDGFKEEANKTTLHPMPTKVVPNELSQINLYSLDFKSCTETQQEYSEREAMACAKALLADEDLNEPPELMPVANICSTKSPSVHDLQTQGTVEENGKRKHQLDTSSTADSCQPPSKRQLLSEFDQAGGCSKSTPKSCPNGTLKGRRAFRYSVQPNVSNVQPPNRSSVDQKSNDDVQHCSVASLQTRRPVFVPPFQKSNKTKTSRGQDACKASSSFIPPFKKENKDNISNCLIKNSCESKAQAGSCKAIENKTTCTTPTTHSAAPYYVNSHADLKPEATISMDNISLKKIDSEERDTDAWQETLQLARDMQDMRLGKKKRQTVRPLPGKLYLAKTSGVSRIGLRDAVGHKCPVGYTSEELYKHGVHYKVSQITSENAKSFRFDCNEFFKRELLAESGAIQLADGGWLVPDSKGTVGKEEFCRALFDTPGVDPKLISDAWVFNHYRWIVWKRASMEKSFPELMGSLCLTPEQVLLQLKLRYDVEVDHSLRSSLRRIMERDDTPAKTLVLCVCGIAKPSQNPEKTDDRSPDAKKESTVIWLTDGWYAIKGLLDLPLSAMLSKGRLKVGDKIVVNGAELVGCQEACPPLEAPESLMLKISANSTRRARWDTKLGYYRDPRPFRLPLSSLYAAGGAVSCVDIVVLRSYPTQWMEKMPNGVFIFRNDRAEDREARKHSNSKHKTMELLISNIQAQFEKEMEGKKKSQGRRRTFSQHEIEALQDGEELYEAMESDPAVENHLSERQMEAVSKFRCCLEERRQVDLQQRVQMALNEAKEADGGCPDRGITPVWKLSIIDASDLQSNSVYTLNIWRPSADLRGLLKEGRRYRTYHLATSEGKKRSGIAQIQLTATKKTLFQDIEVTPEWLHLHFQPRVCVCFRELQNPQFSSPCGEVDIVGYIVSIVDKQGNSPVLHLVDEKFDMVSVRLSSSLEQLAIEELIKPQALLALSNVQLRQLSGPVPCLYAGEQTLFSINPKDSHLQDAMVHMKSFVQTCEEFFSIAEEKVSNSFPSGSFQCPRTPGVSNPKVNGGVTPQQKGRVFSAFTPVTKKTPVSTSGDSESKDPKNLKRKRGLVYLSRIPSPPPITPLKTKASPSVNKTFNPPRKSVTPKPPEKERDFASRSSHRPSGDEGWVPDEEFVMIDTQALLGGLREAKC; translated from the exons ATGTGCTTGGTTCAGACTGAACAAAATCACACCCATGGCAGCATGTTTGAAGATTTCTTCGATCAATTTGACAAAG AACTTGGCCCACTTAATCCCTGCTGGTTTGAGGAGTTGACGGCCAGATCTTCTAAACATGATGGAGGTCCTGACATTTCAAAAGATGAGGAAGAGGAGAACAGCATCAAAGCACCGGAGACACCAGCTCAGTGCAGTCAGCTGTTTTCAACACCAAAAATATTTAAGCAACATTTTCAGTCCCCTGATTCCAGTAATGAAGAATCTCCTTATGAAG CAGACTCAAGTCCTTCTCTTTTTGGCTCAGGAAAAGACAC ATTTAACAGATCCCATCGACGACCCAGTAATTACTTTG GCCTTATGGATACACCAAAAAGATATTTG GCACATTCATCAAAACAAATATCTGAGAGTCTTGGGGCACAAATCAACCCTGACTTATCCTGGACCAGTTCCTTTAACACACCATCAACTTTGACTCCCACTGTGATATTAC CTAAAGCAGAAGACCGACCTTCAACAGCAAGTTGCTTTAAAGACAAGGAAGCAGTT TTTGTGCGGAAACTGTTTCCGTCTCTTTCGAAAGCCCCTGAAAGTACTGCAGCTACAAGTAAGATTGTTAAACTTGATG ATACCATTGAGACTATCCAGACTGAAGAAATGGGAAGAAAGCCCATTTTCTCCCCAGATACATCTCTGGACACAAGCAATCTTTGGAAACAGAAGGTGCCAAATTCAATAGAGGACGGGAACGTGCGCAGCACGGTGCAGAGTGTTCTCGATGGTGCTGAGGACGTATTGTCCATATTTTTCAGCAACAGGACATCGGCTCTCCGAAGGGTCAAATCTAAAGAAAGGAACAGAACAAAAAACAATTCCTCAAAAGATATTAATTCAACTTTAGAGACTGATAAAGATGTGGATAAGGAGACATTAAAGACAGATAAAACTCATTCAGATGAGGTGGAAACTAAAAGCCCTCTTGAAAACAATGATGCAATGCAGTGGACCCCACTAAGCTTATCAGACTCCAGCCTGAATGAAAATGTTTCTTCAAGCTTGGCTTTGAATACTGGTGAACCCAATGGTGACACATTTTACAGCAGTGCTGCAGGTAGGACGTTTTTATGCAATGATGAAAGACTCCTGTCTTATCCAGATCCCAATTTGGAAGGATCTCAATGTCAGAAGTCTTTGTTGGACAAATCACCTGTTTTCACGCTTACTAAAAAGCCTAGGAAGTTTGTGTATCAAGTCCCAAGCTCTGCTGTGTCAAAAATGGGAATTAATCACAAAACAGCTTCACCACCATGTCTAAAGCAAGCGGTAATGG CAAATCCCTCAATGTCTGGTGACTTGAATGAATCAAGTGTTGTCAGTGAAGGTGCAGGCCATCCTCAGACACTACAGCAAACCACTTCCCATAATCTGGATGAAGGGATTGATATGACACAGCTTTCCAAGGCATTTGCAGAGGATTTCACACAAGAACTGACATTAGGAGAACTTGTGGATTTGCAAGGACAGAGTAATCAAAATGTCAGTATAGTTTCATCAACTATAACCACCCATGTACAGAAAACACGTGAGGTTCAGCCTGAAGCAGAGTCTGAGCAGAAGAATGATTTCATCATCCCGCAGGTCATTCAGGGTGATCATGATGTCAGCTGCGCTTTAGCTGATGTATCCATGGACTCTGCAAATGAGTCGACTGTTGTTCTCCCAACATTTGAAGTCAGTCGTGACAGTGGCTTTCCCACCACTTTTTCAGATTTGGATGGCACGGTCTTGTGCTCAAACTCTAAGGATGTTTTTTCTGGTTTTAAAACGGCAAGCAACAAAACCATATCAATATCAAACGAGGCTATAATAAAGGCCAAGGCATCATTACATGAAGCTATTGGGGACAGTTTCATTGATGTCACTACACAACATAACCACAAAATGGATGCAGTGAGCATCGATACAACCAGATCACCACTGGAACAGTCCAACTCTTCCAAAAATGCAATAACAACTTGTGTTAGTGATGCTCGATCCAATCCAGGTCTTTTAAGTTCTAAGAGTGTTTCGAGCTGCTCTTcaccacaaataaatgaatcagATTATGAAACTGGTTCAAAGAGGATTATTACGGTTTTGGATGTTGGCCCCCAGGAACCTGGGACTCTTTTAAAGGAGAATTTGGAGGAAGACTCTGATTCATCAAAGCAGAAACAGGAATTCGAAAGAGTTGCAGAAATACAGACCGTGTTAGACAATAACAGCACACACAAAGCTGAATTGGACACCAGTCGAGAAGATGCAGATAAAAACTGCCCATTGACTGCATCACAAAAGGCAGATGTTACAGAACTGTGCAATCTGTTGGAAGAAGCCGACAGTCAGTATGAATTCACGCAGTTCAAACCCACAAAGTTTGTCTCGGACAGCCACACCACTGAGAAAGAGTGGGACCCCGATATTCTCAACGGTATTGACTTTGATGATAGTTTTAATTGTGATGTTGTGAAAGGAAGTCTTCAGATTAAGACTGACGCATCTACGACAAACAGTtcaattcaaacaaacaaagaaattgATCGTTCTCCGGTTCAAAGTGTGGATGCTGACAAATTATGCAGCGTATCAAAGGAATTCCGAAATGGGATTTTGCCTGTGGCAACAACTGAAGACAATTCAGTTGATGGAATAAATAACTATTTCAGTGATACAAATCAATCACACTGTTTTGGTTTTAAAACCGCTACAGTGAAAGTTATAAGCGTCTCAGCAACAAGTTTAAACAAAGCAAAGCACTTTTTTGAAGAGCATGATGAAAAGGTCTCGTATAATAAAAACAAGAAGACAGATACAGAAGTACAAAAGCCCGAGGAATACAGAGAACAAGCAATGGTATCTTCAGCTAATACTTCTGATTGTATGGACAAGGAATATATAAGCCCCTTTcatttaaatcaagatgcaaaTGCAGCTCTTCAAGACCCTGAGGTAAATGAGAACTTGGCGGGAGATGTAGGGACTAAGCTGAATTGTTTAGATGGAAAAACAGATGTTGTCTGTGTTTACTCGGATGGCTGTTTTGGATTTAGCACAGCTAGTGGAAAACATCTGAAAGTATCTGAAACTGCCCTTGAACAGGCAAGCAAACTTCTTAATGATGTTGACAGCATTGAGGCGTCAGACACTAAGCAACTTCTTTTCCACACTTCTGGAAGACATGACGACTCCATGTCAACAACTAACCTTCAGAAAACAAAAGCTGTTTCTTGGCGTGAAACATCTATAAAGATAAATCAGTCAGACTCCGAAGAGATAAATCAAGTATCTAATGTTCCGGACATTTCTTCCATCAAATGTAAgaacttcttccaagaacagaaatcTGGCAATGACACTGAAGGAATTTTCACAAACATTTGTCCCCCCAATTCTTTCCAGCCATTGTCAGGCCATGGTTATGGCTTTCAGACAGCCAGTGGGAAAGGAGTTAGAGTTTCAGCTGAGGCACTTGAAAAGTCCAAGATAATATTTAAAGACTGCAATGAAAATATTGAACCTACAATAATGGAGGAAACGAATGATAAGCTAGATATTGAAATCCTTAAACAAACTAATGGATTTACAACCGCAAGCGGTTCCAAAGTGGTGCTTAAAGAGGCGAAAGCTGTTTACGAGGACTCCGCTCTTATTCATGGATTCTGTGACAAAGCAAAAAAAAGTCTGGATGTGGTCATGAAAACATGCCAGGTTGATCAAGTTCATTATGGTGAAAACCCCCCTTTGGACGGGCAAAGCCCTCAAGAAGAATGTGAACCGAAAATGAAAGAATTTAGTAAAGACTTTGAAAATAAGTCGATTTCTCTTAATAGCAACTTTGGTTTCAGTACAGCTAGTGGTAGAAAGTTATCCGTCTCAGCTGAAGCCCTCCAGAAAGCTAAGAATGTGTTATCCGATTCAGCTGATGTCACCCCATGTACTAGTAGTTCTAGAAAGTCAAAACAGATCACGGATATGCAAACGAATAACAGTTCCTCAGGAAAACATGAAGGCTTCTCTACAGCAGCTGGGAATAGAGTGAGCATCTCTGCTATTGCATTGCAGAGAGCAAGAAATCTTTTTAAAGAATGTGAAGAAGAAAGTATAGCACCTGAGAATCTTCAGCACCAAAGCTGTAGAGGTTTCGGCAATGCCAAAGGTGTTATTGTGTCAGATCCTGATTTACAAAGTGGACAACATCAAAATTCCAATGGAAGCAATGGTCCCATGTCAAAGGTCTCGTTTGGATGTGGGACCTCCTCAGAGGAACCCAAAGGATTCTGCACAGCAGGAGGAAAGAAGGTGGACATATCTGCGTCTGCACTACATAGGACAAAGAGTCTCTTTAAAGATTGTGAAGAGGATCGTTTGACCTCAGATGCTCCCCACAACCAAAGCAATAAATGTTTTACCACTGCCAGTGGAAAACATGTTGCAGTCTCAGAAAAAGCACTGTATGAGGTAAAAGCAGCAGGTTTTGTTGACTCCTCCATCAGTCATAACTCTTCTGTGAATAAAgtctcctgtgaaaaaagtgtCCCATCTGTAACTAGTGGTTCCTCAGATGAACAAGGGGGATTCTGTACAGCAGGTGGGAAGAAGGTTGCAATATCTACTTCTGCACTGCAAAGGGCTAAGAGTCTCTTTAAAGACTGTGAAGAAGAAACGTTAGCATCTGAGGTACCTGTTGTACCCAAAACTAAAAGCTCTAGGGACACTAGGGATGAAAACCTAAAGCTTGATCAACTGAATAAGACAGATTATGGTTTCAGCACAGCCAGTGGTAAAAGCGTTTCTATATCAAAGGTTGCCCTTGAGCAAGCCAACAAACTATTCAGAGATTGTGATGCCCAACAAGTTATTGACACTGATAAACAGGCTAAATCCTCAAATACCAGTAATCTACAAGTTGTTGACTCAAAATCAAACCAGGAACTTCCCATAATACTGGATGGATTTAAAGAAGAAGCTAACAAAACCACTTTACACCCTATGCCAACTAAAGTAGTTCCTAATGAACTTTCTCAAATAAACTTGTACTCTTTGGATTTTAAGAGTTGCACAGAGACCCAGCAGGAGTATTCTGAACGGGAAGCTATGGCATGTGCTAAAGCATTATTAGCAGATGAAGACCTAAATGAACCACCCGAGTTGATGCCAGTAGCAAACATTTGCAGCACGAAAAGTCCATCTGTTCATGATTTACAGACACAGGGCACCGTTGAAGAaaatggtaaaagaaaacaTCAACTGGACACCAGCAGTACAGCAG atTCATGTCAACCACCTTCGAAAAGACAACTTCTCTCGGAGTTTGACCAGGCTGGCGGTTGTTCCAAGTCCACACCAAAAAGCTGTCCAAATG GAACTCTAAAAGGCAGACGTGCCTTCAGATACAGCGTCCAGCCTAATGTATCTAATGTCCAACCTCCAAATCG GAGTTCTGTTGACCAAAAGTCCAATGACGATGTACAGCATTGTTCTGTTGCCTCTCTCCAAACCAGAAGGCCAGTGTTTGTACCCCCCTTTCAAAAgagtaataaaacaaaaacttcaAGGGGTCAGGATGCCTGCAAAGCATCCAGCAGTTTTATCCCACCattcaaaaaagaaaacaaagacaATATTAGCAATTGTTTGATCAAAAATTCATGTGAATCCAAAGCTCAAGCTGGCTCCTGTAAAGCAATAGAAAATAAGACAACATGCACTACACCAACTACCCACAGTGCTGCACCATATTACGTTAATTCACATGCGGATTTGAAACCAGAAGCAACGATTTCAATGGACAACATATCTTTGAAAAAGATTGACTCTGAAGAGAGGG ATACAGATGCATGGCAGGAGACTTTGCAGCTGGCTAGGGATATGCAGGATATGAGGCTTGGAAAGAAGAAAAGGCAGACTGTGCGTCCTCTGCCTGGCAAACTTTACCTTGCTAAAACATCAGGTGTTTCCAGAATTGGACTGAGAGATGCTGTGGGACACAAATGTCCAGTTGGGTACACTTCAGAGGAG CTGTATAAGCACGGAGTGCATTACAAAGTCTCGCAGATAACCAGTGAAAATGCTAAATCCTTTCGCTTTGACTGTAATGAGTTTTTTAAGCGTGAGCTCCTTGCGGAGTCTGGTGCTATCCAGCTGGCTGATGGAGGCTGGTTGGTTCCAGACAGTAAGGGCACTGTAGGCAAAGAGGAGTTTTGCAG GGCGCTGTTTGACACCCCCGGCGTTGATCCAAAGTTGATCAGCGATGCTTGGGTGTTCAACCACTACCGTTGGATTGTATGGAAACGGGCATCCATGGAAAAGTCATTTCCAGAATTGATGGGAAGCCTGTGTTTGACTCCAGAGCAAGTACTTCTGCAGCTGAAACTGAG ATATGATGTAGAGGTGGACCACAGCCTTAGGTCTTCTCTCAGAAGGATCATGGAGAGAGATGACACCCCTGCTAAGACATTAGTGCTCTGTGTATGTGGCATTGCTAAACCCAGTCAAAATCCAGAGAAAACTGATGACCGATCGCCTGATGCAAAAAAGGAGTCAACCGTCATCTGGCTCACAGATGGCTGGTACGCCATCAAAGGCCTTTTGGACCTTCCTCTCTCTGCGATGCTAAGTAAGGGTCGTCTAAAAGTTGGCGATAAAATTGTGGTCAATGGAGCAGAGTTGGTTGGCTGCCAAGAAGCTTGCCCACCTCTGGAAGCTCCTGAATCTCTGATGTTAAAG ATTTCAGCAAACAGTACAAGAAGAGCCCGGTGGGACACTAAGTTGGGATACTATCGTGATCCCCGACCTTTCAGACTTCCACTCTCTTCACTGTATGCTGCTGGAGGTGCCGTTAGCTGTGTGGACATTGTGGTGTTGAGAAGTTACCCCACTCAG TGGATGGAGAAGATGCCCAATGGTGTTTTTATATTTCGCAATGATCGTGCAGAAGATCGAGAGGCTAGAAAACACAGCAACtcaaaacacaaaaccatggagCTCCTTATTTCCAACATACAGGCTCAGTTTGAAAAAGAGATGGAGG GCAAGAAGAAAAGCCAAGGGAGAAGGAGGACATTTAGTCAACATGAGATTGAAGCTTTGCAGGATGGGGAAGAGCTGTATGAAGCAATGGAGTCTGACCCAGCTGTTGAG AACCACCTAAGCGAAAGGCAGATGGAGGCTGTAAGTAAGTTCAGATGTTGCCTGGAGGAAAGGAGACAGGTGGACCTTCAGCAACGTGTTCAGATGGCTCTAAACGAGGCAAAGGAGGCAGACGGCGGGTGTCCCGATCGAGGGATCACCCCAGTTTGGAAACTCAGCATTATAGATGCCAGTGACCTGCAGAGCAACTCTG TTTACACACTGAATATCTGGCGCCCGTCAGCAGACTTGCGTGGCTTGTTAAAGGAGGGCCGCAGATACAGGACGTATCATCTTGCCACATCAGAGGGCAAGAAACGCTCGGGCATTGCTCAGATACAGCTCACTGCCACTAAGAAAACACTGTTTCAGGACATTGAG GTGACTCCAGAATGGTTACATCTGCATTTCCAACCAAGGGTGTGCGTCTGCTTCAGGGAGCTCCAAAACCCCCAGTTTAGCTCCCCCTGTGGGGAGGTGGACATTGTGGGATATATCGTCTCTATAGTGGACAAACAAG GTAATTCTCCAGTGCTGCACCTTGTGGATGAAAAGTTTGATATGGTCTCTGTGAGACTGTCTAGTAGTTTGGAGCAGTTAGCTATAGAGGAGCTTATAAAGCCACAAGCACTGCTTGCCCTAAGTAACGTTCAGCTACGACAGCTTTCTGGCCCCGTGCCATGCCTGTATGCTGGAGAACAAACACTCTTCTCCATAAACCCCAAGGATTCCCATCTTCAGGATGCTATGGTtcatatgaagagttttgtcCAG ACATGCGAAGAGTTTTTTAGCATCGCGGAGGAGAAGGTGTCCAATTCATTCCCCTCTGGCTCTTTTCAGTGTCCGAGAACTCCTGGTGTGTCTAATCCAAAAGTTAACGGCGGG GTGACTCCTCAACAGAAAGGCAGAGTTTTCTCAGCATTCACTCCAGTTACCAAGAAAACTCCTGTATCTACCAGTGGTGACTCTGAGTCCAAAGACCCCAAAAACTTAAAAAGAAAACGAGGTTTGGTCTACCTGTCCCGCATCCCTTCCCCTCCACCCATCACGCCTCTAAAAACCAAAGCTTCTCCCTCTGTCAACAAGACCTTCAATCCACCGCGGAAATCTGTGACCCCAAAGCCTCCGGAAAAGGAGCGCGACTTCGCATCCCGGTCCTCGCACCGTCCATCGGGAGATGAGGGGTGGGTGCCTGATGAGGAGTTTGTGATGATAGACACCCAGGCATTACTTGGTGGACTACGTGAAGCAAAATGCTAA